A single region of the Pseudomonas sp. GGS8 genome encodes:
- a CDS encoding filamentous hemagglutinin N-terminal domain-containing protein — protein sequence MDVRHFAFLAGQPSAAVKNREHFWGMPKRGLAFLLANVMFWQPMWAQADGIVVATPGTSLGQAGNGVPIIQIATPNGTGLSHNQFHDYNVGTQGVILNNVANQTGATQLGGIIVGNPNLTNGVAAQTILNEVVGGSPSQLRGYTEVAGQSARVIVANPYGISCNGCGFINTPRVTLTTGKPVLDNGRLDRFQVDQGSVTIDGAGLNANNVDRFEIITRSAKINAEIQAKNLTIIAGRNDVNADSLNATARADDGSAKPQLAIDSSALGGMYAGAIKLVGTEAGVGVKLDGNLATSGGDIQLDANGHLSLAQTSATGAVNAKAASLDARGPVYGGTAVNVQTQGNLTNQQTLAARDSIALTAGGVLTNNGIIEAGVNADTSRNANGDVSLSAQNLTNTGKSVIASRNLTVNTAQTLNNQGGTLSGQKKTSITATTLDNQNNGRVLGSGALELKASQVLNTQGVITSNGNLTAALGHLNNHDGEVSSAGTTTITVTTLDNSDGQVTGDVALNIGLIGALNNQNGVLGSGQSVSISAASLDNSHGGSLVSDGSFTARINGLFDNQNGDLSAKGVVDLQTGSLDNRNGSLTGKDRLTLRSDSLDNRTGKVRAGKDLQLTVGQLDNRQQGLLYSQAAINFNGTHLDNRDGLLSAAGAVQLQAASVDNSGGRISSTTDLTAKVAQFTNQGGELVAQGMLTLNGNGLDNRNGGLVGATKALKLNVDEVDNRGGEISSAVDVAIEGQRLNNSDNGKVLAGTELGLKVAQIINQTKGLLFGKGATTVTGQSLDNSGGSLVTQLGLDIRLDNALSNIEGLISSEGTLTVNAASLDSTRGNVSSAGALALTTTGVLNNQGGSITTDSGLTLNSQSLNNSQNGLISGKSATAVTTGTFDNTQGGQLISGDTLDLTATQVSNGVASRIASDKALTASVTGFDQQGGQLFSKTVLSLDLNHGQLNNQNGLINAPLLMLKNLKDVNNRNGEISSAQAFTLAAQNLDNSNGKLISSQDLTLHIDQLLASIKGLISAQTLEVRSARLDNTGGLISSHGTLGMTVDGQIVNQDGTFIADGDVHLRADSLDNTRGQIAGKADVTANVATLNNQGGQLIATGGLTLTGINLDNRFGGLIGATNALQLNVESVDNRGGELSSKSDVTLIGNSLDNSDGGQVFAEGALSLTVENIINRAKGLLSGKADLTLTGRDLDNSGGSLLSQKNLKLDLKGDLNNSQGLLSAEGTLGVTAASLTNTQGSVSAAGPLTLTTTGAILNQGGEIVTDAGITLNSASLDNRNNGSISGKGAVIVNTGVLDNSLTGRLNSGASLDLTTTQLTNQDGGRIASVGALTASVTGLDQQGGQLFSNTSLTLDLNQGQLNNQNGLISAPLLMLKNLTDVNNNGGEISSAEAFTIAARSLDNSNGKLLSNQPLTLRIDQALTNLKGLIAAAALDVKAASLDNSGGTLTSRANLDLNLDGLLTNQSQGLINATTGLTINSSGLNNQNGSLLGSAIAIDFGAATGDLNNGAGLITITGLLSLKHLRDLNNRNGEISSSQSLDLTARALDNNSGKLISNNLLTVNADTVLNQGGLISGWQGLSLTSNSLDNRNKGTLSSHDSDVAVTASGAILNSGEGALVSQKTLSVNAASLDNSNGGILSSGGNQTLTLNGLLNNAQGGLIDSGATLAMQAMTLGNAGGTVNAKQDLSFTGTTLDNTGGNLIGNGAVTLDLLGALTNTNGKLASAGPLLVQRATQINNQGGQIASQGLMTLLTGGLDNRNLGTIAANDLLTITTGGTVQNSADGQIYSQNGDLQIQAASLVNAKGTLQSQGALNLTIGGDIDNQSGRIVAKDGDLSIKAGNLDNRGGVLASLQAAFTANLTGVLKNGYDLNNNRRSGVTQAQRLNLTALAGIDNYGGRIAAQGGDATVVTGNFDNRNGGLYAKGKVNVTGNNFDNSGDNDGQIAGQQIDLNLSGALNNRLGIIESDGTLAIKAASLDNQTGQLRALGDIGKTSFQIGGLFDNRNGTLESANTDLTMAVGSFLNGGGSLLHVGNGTFDISTANVTGAGGTIVTRGGLTLNADSWTNSNVIQAGRLNVNVNNFSQTASGQLLASDSLVGTGGNWYNDGLIASSGSLALNLGGGYSGNGGVSSVGSLGLSAAQIDLTSMASITAGTTGSISSSGSLTNFGRLTSAGALTVNAAYLKNQGTLGSGANLQVNATSLLNQNGLIFSGGDMALRVNDFTNRYADVYSLGNISIARDDSNGLSASISNISATIESTGDLSLAAAYIENRKDVFQATGGLVSGYIGVQCYTCSAFDPLVGFQTDSHLVWVENYTSRIVQDSASASMTAGHNFLGRGGDFLNQASTVSAGGNLTMNLQTFTNQGASVGDYSVLRSFASPGDEQKYLGFWHSIMDYNAANDPSYDSGILGYAEAGGGGPFIHPNLHLWTSDNVESLSRVLEKGGAREGSAWIHFGSINVEYGGGYEEFTSPHYSSDGVRAPAPDAVQNAAFFENTVTYSNPSTYANAVVQAGGAVNITASQNLTNSVVREGVVIGSGVSRVGSTQLSGQPAPTIVNLNAQLPPNLAQQQVNPLALPGFALPTGQNGLFRLSGQDSSTPAASGPQSWTMGGGSVSTTQREQPVSSVQPRNILPVSNTQASASSVDLKPVDYVASNVGVGASAINVSAPAANSTGSALPGRSTAFTINRVQGLPASSGQSKPQKYLIETNPVLTDLKQFMSSDYLLSNLGYDPDQSAKRLGDGLYEQRLIQQAVVARTGQRFIDGQTSDEGLFKYLMNNAIASKTELNLSLGVSLTSEQVAALTHDIVWMENAEVNGEQVLVPVLYLANANNRLAANGALIQGSDVTLIAGKDLNNAGTLRASNNLSATATNDLVNSGLVEAGNRLDLKAGNNIVNKAGGIIAGRDVSLTATRGDVINERTVTTHESGSGYRDERTDFVDNAARIEAGHSLTLNAGRDINNVGGVLKSGADTTITAGRDVNLTSAEQIVSGERGQHRDQTITQYGSDIDVGQDLKVNAGRDITAIASQIDAKRDVSMSAVGDLTLASAADEQHSYSKSKKITSQQDHVHQVATTVTAGGNVALSAGNDLTLISSKIAAGDEAYLVAGDKLQLLAAQDSDYSLYDMKKKGGFGSLKTQHDEVTDVKNVGSEIQTGGSLALISVGDQRYQGAKLNSGGDLNLSSGGSITFEAVKDLHDESHTKSDNNAFWVSAKGKGNTDETLRQSELTAQGQVTINAVNGLHIDLKQIDQDTVAQSIDAMVKADPSLAWIKDAEQRGDVDWRQVKEIHESFKYNTSGLGPASKVIIAILMSAILGPAGLGLGGVEGAAEISLATTAVTSLIDEKGNLGSALKDTFSSGSLKNAAVAGITAGVLDYADTNWFGDAGGSTVTSAGPLQDANYTSDMLSWSNAEQALLRAGGHALINGGISTVINGGSFGKNLSSAALGEAINLGAAAGNKVIGDITNDISSKLVMHALLGGLLSKAAGQDFASGVVAGGVAEGLTPLVNAALSNYVSKIFDANNLSLQGSQAKITTAQLIGLVSGAMAGGDPNIGALIGGTAEKYNDQGHPFTDPTVLFGDDGAPLQGGMTALDKAKAQLSLAILFTLVPELFSEGFIAKIGTMFNEMGEGAGVGVTASGGGAAVDAGASASTGAGAGETILGEAGENAGAKGIDKIFETGRTPKASELKEYAEAQGWKPSQTDGGPLKYVDENGIPRVTIKQGSSRAPGSSDPHVEFKDATGQRTDAFGNPVTRKSPGNHTKIDFDL from the coding sequence ATGGACGTTCGCCACTTCGCCTTCCTCGCTGGACAGCCCTCTGCTGCGGTCAAAAATCGCGAGCACTTCTGGGGCATGCCCAAGCGCGGGTTGGCGTTCCTGTTGGCCAACGTCATGTTCTGGCAGCCGATGTGGGCGCAGGCGGACGGGATCGTGGTGGCCACGCCCGGCACCAGTCTCGGGCAGGCCGGCAATGGCGTGCCGATCATCCAGATCGCCACCCCCAACGGCACGGGCCTGTCGCATAACCAGTTTCACGATTACAACGTCGGCACCCAGGGGGTGATCCTCAACAACGTCGCCAACCAGACCGGCGCCACGCAACTGGGCGGGATCATTGTCGGCAACCCGAACCTGACCAACGGGGTCGCCGCGCAAACCATCCTCAACGAAGTGGTCGGCGGCAGTCCCAGTCAGTTGCGCGGCTACACCGAAGTGGCGGGGCAGTCGGCGCGGGTCATTGTCGCCAACCCCTACGGCATCAGTTGCAACGGCTGCGGCTTCATCAACACCCCGCGAGTGACCCTGACCACCGGCAAACCGGTGCTGGACAACGGTCGTCTCGATCGCTTCCAGGTCGATCAGGGCAGCGTCACCATCGACGGCGCCGGGCTGAACGCCAACAACGTCGACCGCTTCGAAATCATCACCCGCAGCGCGAAGATCAATGCCGAGATCCAGGCCAAGAACCTGACCATCATCGCCGGTCGCAACGACGTCAATGCCGATAGCCTCAACGCTACAGCCCGTGCCGATGACGGTAGCGCCAAACCACAACTGGCGATCGACTCTTCCGCGTTGGGCGGCATGTACGCCGGGGCGATCAAACTGGTGGGCACCGAAGCCGGGGTCGGGGTGAAACTCGATGGCAACCTGGCCACCAGCGGTGGCGATATCCAGCTCGATGCCAACGGCCATCTGAGCCTTGCGCAGACTTCTGCCACAGGCGCCGTGAACGCCAAAGCCGCGAGCCTCGACGCTCGCGGCCCGGTCTACGGCGGCACCGCCGTCAACGTGCAAACCCAAGGCAACCTGACCAACCAGCAAACCCTCGCCGCCCGGGACAGCATCGCGCTGACGGCCGGCGGTGTGCTGACCAACAACGGCATCATCGAAGCCGGGGTCAATGCTGATACCAGCCGTAATGCCAATGGCGATGTGAGCCTGAGCGCGCAGAACCTTACCAACACTGGCAAAAGCGTTATCGCCAGCCGCAACCTGACGGTCAATACCGCGCAGACGTTGAATAACCAGGGCGGCACTTTAAGCGGGCAGAAAAAAACCAGCATCACTGCTACCACGCTGGATAACCAGAACAACGGCCGGGTATTGGGCAGCGGCGCTCTGGAGTTGAAAGCCTCGCAGGTGCTCAACACCCAGGGTGTCATCACCAGCAATGGCAACCTCACAGCCGCTCTCGGCCACCTGAACAACCACGATGGCGAAGTTTCCAGCGCCGGCACCACCACTATCACCGTCACGACACTGGACAACAGTGACGGCCAGGTCACGGGCGACGTTGCCCTGAACATCGGCTTGATCGGCGCCTTGAATAACCAGAACGGCGTGCTGGGTTCCGGCCAAAGCGTGAGCATCAGCGCCGCCAGCCTGGATAACAGTCATGGCGGCAGCCTGGTCAGCGACGGCAGCTTCACCGCACGCATCAATGGCTTGTTCGATAACCAGAATGGCGACCTGAGTGCCAAAGGCGTGGTCGACCTGCAAACCGGCAGCCTCGACAACCGCAATGGCAGCCTGACCGGCAAGGATCGCCTGACCCTGCGCAGCGATTCGCTGGACAACCGCACCGGCAAAGTACGCGCAGGCAAAGACCTGCAACTGACCGTCGGACAACTTGATAACCGCCAGCAAGGTCTGCTCTACAGCCAGGCGGCCATCAACTTCAACGGCACTCATCTGGATAACCGCGACGGTTTGCTCAGTGCAGCGGGGGCGGTGCAACTGCAGGCAGCCAGCGTCGACAACAGCGGCGGTCGTATCTCCAGCACAACCGATCTGACGGCCAAGGTTGCGCAATTCACCAACCAGGGCGGCGAGCTTGTCGCTCAAGGAATGTTGACCCTCAATGGCAACGGGCTCGATAACCGCAACGGCGGACTGGTAGGTGCGACAAAAGCGCTGAAACTCAACGTCGATGAGGTGGACAACCGGGGCGGCGAAATCTCCAGCGCCGTTGATGTGGCCATTGAAGGCCAAAGGCTGAACAACAGTGACAACGGCAAGGTCCTGGCCGGCACCGAGCTGGGCCTGAAAGTGGCGCAGATCATCAACCAGACCAAGGGGCTGTTGTTCGGCAAGGGCGCCACGACGGTAACGGGGCAGAGTCTGGACAACAGCGGTGGCAGCCTGGTCACTCAGCTTGGGCTGGATATCCGCCTCGACAACGCGCTAAGCAACATCGAAGGCCTGATCAGCAGTGAAGGCACCCTGACGGTCAACGCGGCGAGCCTCGACAGCACCCGCGGCAACGTGTCGAGCGCCGGCGCGTTGGCGCTGACAACGACAGGAGTGCTGAACAATCAGGGCGGGTCGATCACCACCGACAGCGGCTTGACCCTCAACAGCCAAAGCCTGAACAACAGCCAGAACGGCCTGATCAGTGGCAAGAGCGCGACCGCCGTCACCACGGGTACGTTCGACAACACTCAGGGCGGTCAATTGATCAGCGGCGATACGCTCGACCTGACCGCGACCCAGGTCAGTAATGGCGTTGCCAGCCGAATCGCCAGCGATAAGGCCCTGACCGCCAGTGTCACCGGTTTCGATCAGCAGGGCGGTCAGCTGTTCAGCAAAACCGTCCTGAGCCTGGACTTGAATCACGGCCAACTGAACAACCAGAACGGGCTGATCAATGCACCATTGCTGATGTTGAAAAATCTCAAGGACGTCAACAACCGGAACGGTGAAATCTCCAGCGCCCAGGCCTTCACACTGGCAGCCCAGAACCTGGATAACAGTAACGGCAAGCTGATCAGCAGCCAGGATTTGACGCTGCATATCGATCAACTGCTCGCCAGCATCAAGGGGCTGATTTCCGCACAGACCCTCGAGGTGCGCAGCGCGCGCCTGGACAACACCGGCGGCTTGATCAGCAGTCATGGCACCCTCGGGATGACGGTGGACGGTCAGATCGTCAATCAGGATGGCACTTTCATCGCTGACGGTGATGTGCATCTCAGAGCCGATAGCCTGGACAACACCCGTGGCCAGATCGCCGGTAAAGCCGATGTCACGGCCAACGTTGCGACCCTGAACAATCAGGGCGGTCAGTTGATCGCAACCGGTGGGCTCACCCTGACGGGCATCAACCTCGATAACCGGTTTGGCGGCCTTATCGGCGCAACCAACGCGCTGCAACTGAACGTCGAATCGGTCGACAACCGCGGTGGCGAGTTGTCGAGCAAGTCAGATGTCACGCTGATCGGCAACAGTCTGGACAACAGCGATGGCGGCCAGGTATTCGCTGAAGGCGCACTGTCCCTGACAGTCGAAAACATCATCAACCGCGCCAAAGGTCTGCTCTCGGGCAAGGCCGATCTGACATTGACCGGCCGCGATCTCGACAACAGTGGCGGCTCGCTGTTGAGTCAGAAAAACCTGAAGCTCGATCTCAAGGGTGATCTCAATAACAGCCAAGGCTTGCTCAGCGCTGAAGGCACACTCGGGGTCACAGCCGCGAGCTTGACTAACACCCAGGGCAGTGTTTCCGCGGCAGGGCCGCTGACGTTGACCACCACCGGCGCCATTCTCAACCAGGGCGGCGAGATCGTCACGGATGCTGGCATCACACTCAACAGTGCCAGCCTCGACAACCGCAATAACGGCAGCATCAGTGGCAAGGGGGCGGTGATCGTCAACACCGGTGTACTGGATAACAGCCTCACCGGTCGCTTGAACAGCGGCGCCAGTCTGGACCTGACCACCACTCAACTGACCAACCAGGACGGCGGCCGCATCGCCAGTGTCGGGGCCCTGACGGCCAGTGTCACCGGCCTGGATCAGCAAGGCGGGCAACTGTTCAGCAACACGTCTCTGACACTGGATCTGAACCAGGGTCAGTTGAACAACCAGAATGGTCTGATCAGCGCGCCGTTGTTGATGCTCAAAAACCTCACCGACGTTAATAACAACGGCGGCGAAATCTCCAGCGCCGAGGCTTTCACCATCGCTGCTCGCAGCCTGGACAACAGCAACGGCAAACTGCTGAGCAATCAGCCCCTGACCCTGCGCATCGATCAGGCACTGACCAACCTCAAAGGCCTGATCGCCGCCGCAGCACTCGACGTCAAAGCCGCCAGCCTGGACAACAGTGGCGGTACGCTGACCAGCCGCGCCAACCTCGACCTGAACCTCGACGGGCTGCTGACGAACCAGAGCCAGGGACTGATCAACGCCACCACGGGGCTGACAATCAACAGCAGCGGCCTGAATAACCAAAACGGTTCTTTGCTGGGCAGCGCCATTGCCATCGACTTCGGGGCGGCCACCGGCGACCTGAACAACGGTGCCGGCCTGATCACCATCACGGGTTTGCTGAGTCTCAAGCACCTGCGTGACCTGAACAACCGGAACGGCGAAATCTCCAGCAGCCAGAGCCTAGACCTGACAGCCCGCGCACTGGATAACAACAGCGGCAAACTGATCAGCAACAACCTGCTGACGGTCAACGCCGACACGGTACTCAACCAGGGCGGTCTGATCTCCGGCTGGCAGGGCCTGAGCCTCACCAGCAACAGCCTGGACAACCGCAACAAAGGCACATTGTCGAGTCATGACAGCGATGTGGCTGTCACCGCAAGTGGTGCCATTCTCAACAGCGGTGAAGGTGCGCTGGTCAGCCAGAAAACCTTGAGCGTCAACGCAGCAAGCCTGGACAACAGCAACGGCGGCATTCTGTCCAGCGGCGGCAACCAGACGCTGACCCTCAACGGCCTGCTGAACAACGCTCAGGGCGGTTTGATCGACAGCGGCGCAACCCTGGCGATGCAGGCGATGACCCTGGGTAATGCCGGCGGCACCGTCAACGCAAAACAGGACCTCAGTTTCACCGGCACCACACTGGATAACACCGGCGGCAATCTGATCGGCAACGGTGCCGTGACCCTCGACCTGCTCGGCGCCCTGACCAACACCAACGGCAAACTGGCCAGCGCCGGCCCACTGCTGGTGCAACGCGCCACGCAAATCAATAACCAGGGCGGTCAAATCGCCAGCCAAGGCTTGATGACGTTGCTCACCGGTGGCCTGGACAACCGCAATCTCGGCACCATCGCGGCCAATGATCTACTGACCATCACCACGGGCGGCACGGTACAGAACAGCGCCGACGGCCAGATCTACAGCCAGAATGGCGACCTGCAAATCCAGGCCGCCAGCCTCGTCAACGCCAAGGGCACTCTGCAAAGCCAGGGGGCTTTGAACCTCACCATCGGCGGCGATATCGACAACCAGAGCGGCCGCATTGTGGCCAAGGACGGCGACCTGTCGATCAAGGCCGGCAACCTCGATAACCGCGGCGGCGTGCTCGCCAGCCTGCAAGCCGCGTTCACGGCCAACCTGACCGGCGTGCTGAAAAACGGCTATGACCTGAACAACAACCGCCGCAGCGGTGTCACCCAGGCCCAGCGCCTGAACCTGACTGCGCTGGCCGGTATCGATAACTACGGCGGGCGTATCGCTGCGCAAGGCGGCGACGCGACTGTCGTCACCGGCAACTTCGACAACCGCAACGGTGGCCTCTACGCCAAAGGCAAGGTCAACGTCACCGGCAACAACTTTGACAACAGCGGCGACAATGACGGCCAGATCGCCGGTCAACAGATCGACCTCAACCTCAGCGGCGCCCTGAACAACCGACTGGGCATCATCGAGAGCGACGGTACCCTGGCGATCAAGGCTGCCAGCCTCGACAACCAGACCGGTCAACTGCGCGCCCTCGGTGACATAGGCAAAACCAGCTTCCAGATCGGTGGCCTGTTCGACAACCGCAACGGCACCCTGGAAAGCGCCAACACTGACCTGACCATGGCAGTGGGCAGTTTCCTCAACGGTGGCGGCAGTCTGCTGCACGTGGGCAACGGTACTTTCGACATTTCCACCGCCAACGTCACCGGCGCCGGTGGCACCATCGTCACTCGTGGCGGCCTGACCCTCAACGCCGACAGCTGGACCAACAGCAACGTCATCCAGGCCGGGCGCCTGAACGTCAACGTAAACAATTTCAGCCAGACGGCGAGCGGGCAACTGCTGGCCTCGGACAGCCTCGTCGGTACCGGTGGCAATTGGTACAACGACGGGTTGATTGCCAGTAGCGGCAGCCTTGCCCTTAACCTGGGCGGTGGTTATAGCGGCAACGGCGGCGTGAGCAGTGTCGGTAGTCTTGGGCTGAGTGCTGCGCAGATCGACCTTACCTCCATGGCCAGCATCACCGCCGGCACGACCGGAAGCATCAGCAGCAGTGGCAGTCTGACGAACTTCGGCCGCCTCACCTCGGCTGGGGCACTGACCGTCAACGCGGCCTATCTGAAGAACCAGGGAACCCTTGGTAGCGGCGCAAACTTACAAGTGAACGCCACTTCGCTGCTCAACCAGAACGGGCTGATCTTCAGCGGCGGCGACATGGCGTTGCGGGTGAATGACTTCACCAACCGTTATGCGGATGTGTATAGCCTCGGCAACATCAGTATCGCCAGGGATGACAGCAATGGATTGAGTGCGTCGATCTCCAACATATCGGCGACTATCGAAAGTACTGGCGACCTGAGCCTGGCGGCCGCATATATCGAGAACCGCAAGGACGTGTTCCAGGCTACGGGCGGGTTGGTCTCCGGCTATATCGGGGTGCAATGCTACACCTGCTCTGCATTTGACCCACTCGTTGGATTTCAGACCGATAGTCATCTGGTTTGGGTGGAAAACTATACGTCTCGGATCGTCCAGGATTCGGCGTCGGCCAGTATGACGGCAGGACACAATTTTCTGGGCCGCGGCGGAGATTTTCTCAATCAGGCCTCGACGGTTAGCGCCGGCGGCAACTTGACCATGAACCTGCAGACGTTCACCAATCAGGGGGCCTCTGTTGGCGACTATAGCGTCCTACGTTCGTTTGCCTCCCCCGGAGATGAGCAAAAATATTTGGGTTTCTGGCACTCGATCATGGATTACAACGCCGCTAATGACCCTTCCTATGACTCCGGTATTTTGGGTTATGCAGAGGCAGGGGGGGGAGGGCCATTTATTCACCCTAATTTGCATCTTTGGACCAGTGACAATGTCGAATCCCTGAGCCGTGTATTGGAAAAAGGTGGAGCTCGGGAGGGTAGCGCCTGGATTCACTTCGGCTCGATAAATGTTGAATATGGTGGCGGCTATGAGGAGTTTACCTCGCCTCACTACAGCAGCGATGGAGTACGAGCTCCAGCGCCAGACGCGGTTCAGAATGCGGCTTTCTTCGAAAATACGGTGACCTATAGCAACCCGTCTACTTACGCCAACGCGGTGGTGCAAGCCGGTGGCGCAGTTAACATCACCGCGTCGCAAAATCTCACCAATAGCGTGGTCCGTGAGGGAGTGGTCATTGGCTCCGGCGTATCACGTGTTGGCTCGACCCAGCTCAGTGGACAGCCCGCGCCGACTATCGTCAACCTCAACGCCCAACTACCGCCCAACCTGGCCCAACAGCAAGTCAACCCGCTGGCCTTGCCTGGCTTCGCTCTGCCCACCGGGCAAAACGGCCTGTTCCGCCTTAGCGGCCAAGACAGCAGCACGCCAGCGGCCAGCGGTCCGCAAAGCTGGACCATGGGCGGCGGCAGCGTCAGCACGACCCAGCGTGAGCAACCAGTTTCCAGCGTCCAGCCACGGAACATTCTACCGGTCAGCAACACTCAGGCCTCCGCCAGCAGCGTTGACCTGAAGCCTGTTGATTATGTGGCGTCGAACGTGGGCGTTGGCGCCAGCGCGATCAACGTCAGCGCACCGGCTGCCAATTCAACCGGCTCGGCACTACCGGGTCGTTCCACGGCCTTTACCATCAATCGCGTCCAAGGGTTGCCGGCCAGCAGCGGTCAGTCCAAACCGCAGAAATACCTGATCGAAACCAACCCGGTACTCACCGACCTCAAGCAATTCATGAGCTCGGATTACCTGTTGTCGAACCTGGGTTACGACCCCGACCAAAGTGCCAAGCGTCTGGGAGATGGCCTTTATGAACAACGCCTGATCCAGCAAGCGGTAGTGGCTCGTACCGGTCAGCGCTTCATCGATGGCCAGACCAGCGACGAAGGCTTGTTCAAATATTTGATGAACAACGCCATCGCCAGCAAAACAGAGCTCAACCTGTCGTTGGGCGTCAGCCTGACCTCCGAACAAGTCGCAGCCCTGACCCATGACATTGTCTGGATGGAAAACGCCGAGGTGAACGGCGAGCAAGTGCTGGTGCCGGTGCTGTACCTGGCCAACGCCAACAATCGCCTGGCCGCCAACGGTGCCTTGATCCAGGGCAGCGACGTGACCCTGATCGCCGGCAAAGACCTGAATAATGCTGGCACCTTGCGCGCCTCCAACAACCTGTCGGCCACGGCCACCAACGACCTGGTCAACAGCGGCCTGGTGGAAGCCGGCAATCGGCTCGACCTGAAAGCCGGCAACAACATAGTCAACAAGGCCGGCGGCATCATCGCCGGCCGTGATGTCTCGCTGACCGCCACCCGGGGCGACGTGATCAACGAACGCACCGTCACCACTCATGAAAGTGGCAGCGGTTATCGCGACGAGCGCACGGACTTCGTCGATAACGCGGCCCGCATCGAAGCCGGACACTCGCTCACCCTCAACGCCGGACGCGATATCAATAACGTTGGCGGCGTGCTGAAAAGTGGTGCTGATACCACGATCACCGCCGGTCGTGACGTCAATCTCACTTCAGCCGAACAGATCGTCAGCGGCGAGCGGGGTCAGCATCGTGATCAGACCATTACCCAATATGGCTCAGACATCGATGTAGGGCAGGACCTGAAGGTCAATGCCGGACGGGATATCACCGCTATAGCCAGTCAGATCGACGCCAAGCGCGATGTGAGCATGAGCGCTGTCGGCGACTTGACCCTGGCCTCGGCGGCGGATGAGCAGCACTCGTACAGCAAGAGCAAGAAGATTACCAGCCAGCAAGATCATGTCCATCAGGTAGCCACCACCGTTACAGCAGGCGGCAATGTTGCGCTGAGCGCGGGTAACGACCTGACGCTTATCTCCAGCAAGATCGCCGCGGGGGACGAAGCCTACCTGGTGGCCGGCGATAAACTTCAGTTGCTGGCCGCGCAAGACAGCGATTATTCGCTGTACGACATGAAGAAAAAGGGTGGTTTCGGTAGCCTGAAGACCCAGCATGATGAAGTCACTGACGTAAAAAACGTGGGTAGTGAGATCCAGACCGGCGGTTCTTTGGCTCTGATCAGCGTTGGCGACCAGCGGTACCAAGGCGCCAAGCTCAACAGTGGTGGAGACCTGAACCTGAGCAGTGGAGGGAGCATCACCTTCGAAGCCGTCAAGGACCTGCATGACGAAAGCCACACCAAAAGTGATAACAACGCGTTCTGGGTATCAGCCAAAGGCAAAGGCAACACTGACGAGACCTTGCGCCAGAGTGAGTTGACCGCACAGGGGCAGGTGACGATTAACGCTGTCAACGGCCTGCACATCGACCTCAAGCAGATCGATCAAGACACGGTTGCACAAAGCATCGATGCGATGGTCAAGGCCGATCCGAGTCTGGCCTGGATAAAAGACGCCGAACAGCGCGGTGATGTCGACTGGCGCCAGGTCAAGGAAATCCACGAGTCCTTTAAGTACAACACTTCGGGTCTTGGACCCGCATCGAAGGTGATCATCGCGATCCTCATGTCAGCCATTCTCGGCCCTGCCGGGCTGGGCCTGGGCGGGGTAGAGGGGGCGGCAGAGATCAGCCTGGCCACTACGGCAGTCACCAGTCTTATCGATGAAAAAGGCAATCTGGGCAGTGCGCTGAAGGACACCTTCAGCTCGGGTAGTTTGAAAAACGCGGCAGTCGCTGGCATTACCGCCGGAGTACTGGATTATGCCGACACCAACTGGTTCGGAGATGCCGGGGGCTCCACCGTCACCAGCGCCGGACCGCTTCAAGACGCCAATTACACAAGTGACATGCTCAGTTGGAGCAATGCTGAGCAGGCCTTACTGCGCGCTGGTGGGCATGCCCTGATCAACGGTGGGATTTCTACGGTGATCAATGGCGGAAGCTTCGGTAAGAATCTGAGTAGCGCGGCCTTGGGAGAGGCCATTAATCTTGGTGCGGCAGCCGGTAACAAAGTCATCGGCGATATAACGAATGACATCTCGAGCAAATTGGTCATGCATGCCTTGCTCGGTGGCTTGCTATCGAAAGCTGCAGGTCAGGATTTTGCCAGTGGTGTTGTCGCTGGCGGCGTGGCCGAAGGCCTGACACCACTGGTCAATGCCGCGTTGTCCAACTATGTCAGCAAGATTTTTGACGCGAACAACCTGAGCCTCCAGGGTAGCCAGGCCAAAATCACCACGGCGCAATTGATTGGCTTGGTTTCGGGGGCGATGGCCGGCGGTGATCCCAATATCGGCGCGTTGATCGGTGGGACGGCGGAGAAGTACAACGATCAAGGGCACCCGTTTACCGATCCTACAGTGCTGTTTGGTGATGACGGCGCGCCTCTGCAAGGCGGCATGACTGCGCTGGATAAGGCTAAGGCACAGTTGTCATTGGCGATCTTGTTTACGTTGGTTCCGGAGCTTTTTTCGGAAGGGTTTATAGCCAAGATTGGCACAATGTTCAACGAGATGGGGGAGGGTGCGGGTGTAGGGGTAACGGCGTCGGGAGGTGGAGCTGCAGTTGACGCGGGTGCAAGCGCAAGCACAGGTGCAGGTGCAGGTGAGACTATACTGGGAGAGGCGGGTGAGAATGCTGGTGCAAAAGGCATTGATAAAATTTTTGAAACCGGTCGCACGCCAAAAGCAAGTGAGTTAAAGGAGTACGCGGAGGCTCAAGGCTGGAAACCCTCTCAGACCGATGGTGGCCCCCTCAAATACGTTGACGAGAATGGCATTCCTCGTGTGACAATCAAACAAGGTAGCTCGCGCGCGCCAGGAAGTTCTGATCCACATGTTGAGTTCAAGGACGCCACAGGCCAAAGAACCGATGCCTTTGGTAATCCGGTAACTAGGAAAAGCCCAGGAAATCACACAAAAATTGACTTCGATCTTTGA